A genomic stretch from Aedes albopictus strain Foshan chromosome 2, AalbF5, whole genome shotgun sequence includes:
- the LOC134285947 gene encoding uncharacterized protein K02A2.6-like, whose protein sequence is MEESRPLPMFRCEQIESGKLAKEWLEWKGALEIYFESYQITDQRLKRSKMLHLGGPQLQKVFRSLEGTENFPIVLLEKPWYDVAVERLDAYFKPRRQDVLERYKLRNMKQGSNERFSHFVLRLRQQLLDCGLEKYPQEVRTSVEEMMLIDVIVEGCTSPELRRKILEKDQCLSEIEALGNSMESVRAQEQEMTKHPRDVTGELEVRNVDKFSAGRADRKQERIVKRFVGRPSSYGTVSKIVCYACGKPGHISRDASCPAKGQKCRRCQTPGHFEKACRKRPSTSQDNTIPRKIRAVSNESASISTEKDISVDRVEQKVYYTFHTGNETNLMQCVVGGVSIEMIIDSGSDVNLISAETWEEMKAKHVAVQKCTKGGDKVLKAYGSETPLDILGSFEAIVKLGQRSATAEFFVVKTGQRNILGDTTSKQLGVLRVGVDVNQVQHSFPPIPFPKIKGVQVQIKMDPTAVPVFQPLRRIPIPLEDAVNKKLDELLAKDIIEPKKGPATWVSPLVVAKKANGEIRLCVDLRRVNQAVVRERHPMPIIEDVLAKIGRGNVWSTLDIKDAFFLLELDEKSRSVTTFISHRGLYQFKRLPFGLVSAPEMFQRTMDGILADCEGAYWYLDDVGVEGSTTEEHDSRLSKVLQRLSDHGVVLNQDKCKIRTDDFQFLGYRINSKGILPSTEKQNAVATFRRPTNECEVRSFLGLANYMGKFVPDLATIDEPLRSLIRKGSKFHWGEKEEEAFNQIKSSIANAPCLGFFKPEDETSVMADASPYALGAVLLQTDDNNETRVVCFASKSLTETERRYCQTEKEALALVWSVEKFQSYLIGREFNLLTDCKALTFLFSPTSRPCARIERWVLRLQGFQYKVSHIPGSLNVADVLSRLSTVPPKPFDEGEELMVREVVNSAVTAVALKWDDLEKASQDDPQIQQIFQALDSGLKDELPLEYKMIFSELCRLNDVLLRIDRIVIPQKLQGHVLNLAHEGHPGARIMKGHLRANVWWPKMDQHVERHVKACRGCSLVSSPSPPEPMIRKELPSRAWEQIAIDFLGPLPNGENLLVCVDYYSRFVEVVEMNDTSAKATIDELMIVFSRFGIPESLKADNGPQFVADDFRSFCEEYGIRLVHSIPYWPQMNGEVERQNRSILKRLRIAQELGNDWRTELRKYLLMYHAANHSTTGKPPSELMFGRRIRTKLPSILVASEEFEVVRERDALEKEKGKLYADRKRRAQASDVNVGDQVLAKRTRRENKLSADFAPEPFVVIRKSGTDVTI, encoded by the exons ATGGAAGAAAGTCGACCCTTGCCTATGTTCAGATGCGAACAGATTGAGAGTGGAAAATTAGCCAAAGAGTGGCTCGAATGGAAGGGTGCGCTTGAGATTTATTTCGAATCGTACCAAATTACTGATCAAAGGCTGAAGCGTTCGAAGATGTTACATTTGGGGGGCCCTCAACTCCAAAAGGTTTTCAGGAGTCTTGAAGGAACTGAGAATTTTCCCATTGTGTTACTGGAAAAACCCTGGTATGACGTTGCAGTAGAACGACTGGATGCTTATTTTAAGCCACGCAGACAAGATGTACTCGAACGGTATAAGCTACGGAATATGAAGCAGGGTTCAAATGAGCGGTTCTCGCACTTCGTTCTACGCCTTCGACAGCAACTGCTGGATTGTGGGCTAGAAAAGTACCCTCAAGAGGTCAGAACCAGTGTGGAAGAAATGATGCTGATTGACGTAATCGTGGAGGGGTGTACCTCTCCAGAATTGCGCCGCAAAATTCTGGAAAAGGACCAATGTCTTTCCGAAATTGAAGCGTTGGGTAACTCGATGGAAAGTGTAAGGGCTCAGGAGCAGGAGATGACCAAGCATCCTCGAGACGTCACCGGAGAACTCGAAGTCCGCAATGTTGATAAGTTTTCGGCTGGTCGAGCTGATCGAAAGCAGGAACGAATTGTTAAGCGTTTTGTTGGTAGGCCTTCTTCGTATGGAACGGTTTCGAAAATTGTTTGTTACGCATGTGGCAAGCCCGGTCACATCTCTAGGGACGCGTCATGTCCTGCTAAGGGACAGAAATGCCGCAGGTGTCAAACACCTGGTCATTTTGAGAAAGCATGTCGTAAGCGGCCATCTACGTCTCAAGACAACACGATTCCAAGGAAAATCCGAGCGGTAAGCAACGAGTCGGCTTCCATCTCAACTGAAAAGGACATCTCCGTTGACCGGGTTGAACAAAAGGTATACTATACGTTTCATACCGGGAACGAGACAAACCTGATGCAATGTGTGGTCGGCGGAGTTTCCATTGAAATGATCATTGATTCCGGATCTGATGTAAATCTAATTTCGGCTGAGACATGGGAAGAAATGAAGGCTAAACATGTAGCTGTTCAGAAATGCACTAAAGGCGGTGACAAGGTTCTGAAAGCTTATGGTTCTGAAACTCCGTTGGACATACTCGGTTCTTTCGAAGCCATCGTGAAATTAGGACAACGTTCAGCCACTGCAGAGTTTTTCGTGGTCAAAACTGGGCAGCGGAACATACTTGGCGACACTACTTCCAAGCAACTCGGTGTGTTGAGAGTGGGCGTGGATGTAAACCAAGTTCAGCATAGTTTTCCTCCCATTCCGTTCCCGAAAATCAAGGGAGTACAGGTTCAAATCAAGATGGATCCAACAGCTGTACCCGTTTTCCAGCCATTGAGGAGAATCCCGATCCCACTAGAAGACGCCGTGAACAAAAAGTTGGACGAACTTCTTGCGAAAGATATTATTGAACCGAAGAAGGGTCCAGCCACATGGGTGTCCCCGCTGGTTGTTGCGAAGAAAGCCAATGGAGAGATCCGATTGTGCGTAGACCTACGGCGAGTTAACCAGGCCGTGGTCAGGGAACGTCATCCCATGCCTATTATTGAGGACGTCCTGGCGAAAATTGGCAGAGGGAACGTATGGAGCACACTCGATATCAAGGATGCTTTCTTTTTGTTGGAGCTGGATGAGAAATCAAGAAGTGTCACAACTTTCATCTCGCATCGGGGATTGTACCAGTTCAAACGCCTGCCTTTTGGACTGGTTTCAGCACCTGAGATGTTTCAGCGTACCATGGACGGCATTTTGGCGGACTGCGAAGGTGCCTATTGGTACCTCGACGACGTTGGTGTGGAGGGCAGTACTACTGAAGAGCATGACTCACGACTATCAAAG GTACTGCAAAGGTTAAGCGACCATGGGGTGGTTTTAAATCAAGACAAATGTAAGATTCGTACCGATGATTTTCAATTTTTGGGATACCGTATCAATTCAAAAGGTATCCTCCCCTCTACGGAAAAGCAAAACGCGGTTGCTACGTTCCGACGGCCTACTAATGAATGTGAGGTGCGAAGCTTCCTGGGCCTGGCAAATTATATGGGTAAATTTGTTCCTGACTTGGCAACCATTGATGAGCCCCTTCGAAGCCTTATTCGAAAAGGGTCGAAGTTCCACTGGGGTGAGAAGGAAGAAGAAGCTTTTAATCAAATTAAATCCAGTATTGCAAACGCACCTTGCCTAGGGTTTTTCAAACCTGAAGATGAAACATCGGTTATGGCAGATGCTAGCCCTTATGCCTTGGGAGCTGTTTTACTGCAAACGGATGATAACAATGAAACTCGAGTGGTCTGTTTTGCATCCAAGTCTCTTACGGAAACGGAAAGACGATATTGCCAGACCGAAAAAGAGGCCCTCGCGTTGGTCTGGAGTGTTGAGAAATTCCAGAGTTATTTGATCGGTAGAGAATTCAACTTACTAACGGACTGTAAGGCACTTACTTTTCTTTTTTCTCCAACATCTCGCCCATGCGCTCGTATTGAACGTTGGGTGCTACGACTGCAAGGTTTCCAATATAAAGTTTCACACATTCCGGGAAGCTTGAATGTTGCAGATGTACTTTCACGGCTTTCTACTGTGCCACCCAAACCATTTGATGAAGGTGAAGAGTTAATGGTGCGTGAAGTGGTCAATTCAGCTGTAACTGCAGTCGCACTGAAATGGGACGATTTGGAAAAAGCTAGTCAAGATGACCCCCAAATCCAGCAGATTTTCCAAGCTTTGGATTCAGGATTGAAGGATGAATTGCCCTTGGAGTACAAAATGATATTTTCAGAATTATGTCGACTGAATGATGTGCTTCTAAGAATAGATCGTATCGTAATTCCACAGAAACTACAAGGACATGTTTTGAATCTTGCACACGAGGGCCATCCTGGAGCTCGAATCATGAAAGGACACCTTCGTGCGAacgtctggtggccaaaaatggACCAGCACGTAGAAAGGCATGTTAAAGCATGCCGTGGGTGCTCACTTGTATCGTCCCCAAGTCCTCCCGAACCCATGATCCGAAAGGAGTTACCGTCACGTGCCTGGGAACAAATTGCGATCGATTTTCTAGGACCTTTGCCGAATGGGGAAAATCTATTGGTTTGCGTCGACTACTATAGCCGATTTGTAGAGGTTGTAGAGATGAATGATACTTCGGCCAAAGCCACAATCGACGAATTGATGATAGTTTTTTCCCGTTTTGGCATACCGGAGAGCCTTAAGGCGGACAATGGCCCACAATTTGTCGCTGATGATTTTCGTTCGTTTTGCGAGGAATATGGCATTCGCTTAGTGCATTCGATTCCGTACTGGCCCCAAATGAACGGCGAGGTAGAGCGCCAGAATCGATCAATCTTAAAACGATTAAGAATAGCACAAGAGTTGGGAAACGACTGGAGGACGGAATTGAGAAAATATTTGCTTATGTACCATGCAGCCAACCACTCCACAACAGGCAAACCTCCATCAGAACTGATGTTTGGTCGGCGCATACGGACTAAACTACCAAGCATACTGGTTGCTTCAGAGGAATTCGAAGTCGTGAGGGAAAGAGATGCTTtggagaaagaaaaaggaaaactTTATGCAGACAGAAAACGTAGAGCTCAAGCAAGTGACGTAAATGTTGGAGACCAAGTGCTGGCGAAAAGGACACGGAGAGAAAACAAGCTTTCAGCAGATTTTGCGCCAGAGCCTTTCGTCGTTATTCGGAAGAGTGGAACGGATGTCACCATTTAA